In a single window of the Litorilituus sediminis genome:
- the cmk gene encoding (d)CMP kinase, with translation MPENTPVITIDGPSGAGKGTVARIVADQLGWHLLDSGAIYRVLAVAIQHHEVSLDDEEPLIPLAAHLDVQFEISSQGESKVILEGENVTDTIRTEEIGELASKVAAFPRVREALLRRQRAFSVAPGLVADGRDMGTVVFTQAPVKVFLTASAEERAQRRYNQLKEKGFDVKITRLLADIRQRDERDQNRKVAPLVPAEGALTLDSTDLSIQEVVNKILSFANEKLTQMQHTS, from the coding sequence ATGCCGGAAAACACTCCAGTCATTACCATTGATGGACCAAGTGGAGCTGGTAAGGGCACTGTTGCAAGAATTGTTGCTGATCAATTAGGTTGGCACTTATTAGACAGTGGTGCAATTTACCGTGTTTTAGCAGTAGCAATACAGCATCATGAAGTAAGCTTAGATGATGAAGAGCCTTTAATCCCTTTAGCTGCACACTTAGATGTGCAATTTGAAATTAGTAGCCAAGGAGAGAGCAAAGTAATTTTAGAAGGCGAAAATGTTACCGATACCATACGTACGGAAGAAATAGGTGAGCTAGCCTCGAAGGTAGCGGCGTTTCCACGTGTAAGAGAAGCTCTACTTAGAAGACAGCGTGCGTTTAGCGTAGCTCCAGGGCTTGTTGCCGATGGCAGAGACATGGGCACTGTGGTTTTTACCCAAGCTCCAGTTAAAGTATTTTTAACTGCTAGCGCGGAAGAGCGAGCGCAAAGACGATATAATCAGTTGAAAGAAAAAGGCTTTGATGTTAAAATCACGCGCCTTTTGGCTGACATACGTCAACGAGATGAGCGAGATCAAAACCGCAAGGTGGCGCCGCTTGTGCCAGCTGAGGGGGCGTTAACACTTGATTCTACTGATCTTTCTATACAGGAAGTTGTCAATAAAATCTTATCATTTGCGAATGAAAAGTTAACACAAATGCAACACACCTCTTAA
- the rpsA gene encoding 30S ribosomal protein S1, translated as MTENFAQLFEESLKEIETRPGSIIRGTIVQVNKDNVIVDAGLKSESVISIDQFKNSAGEVEVVVGDEIDVALDATDDGFGETILSREKAKRHEAWQVLEKAYEEKETVIGVINGKVKGGFTVEVSNIRAFLPGSLVDVRPVRDTAHLEGKDLEFKVIKLDQKRNNVVVSRRAVIEAEGSQERDELLESLAEGQEVKGIVKNLTDYGAFVDLGGIDGLLHITDMAWKRVKHPSEIVNVGDEIQVKVLKFDRERTRVSLGMKQLGEDPWVAIANRYPEGSKLSGRVTNLTDYGCFVEIQEGVEGLVHVSEMDWTNKNIHPSKVVNLGDTVEVLVLEIDEERRRISLGLKQCIANPWEEFAKNFNKGDKVSGKIKSITDFGIFIGLDGGIDGLVHLSDISWNGGEEAVRDYKKGDEITAIVLQVDPERERISLGVKQAEDDPFNMYLTDKKKGAIVTGKVVEVDAKGAKVELAESVEGYLRVADISVDRVEDATTVLSVGDDVEAKFMGVDRKNRTISLSIKAKDQADEREAMDNLNQAEETGLSAMAAAFKNAQN; from the coding sequence ATGACTGAAAATTTTGCACAACTTTTTGAAGAAAGTTTGAAAGAAATCGAAACACGCCCGGGTTCAATTATCCGTGGTACTATCGTTCAAGTTAACAAAGACAATGTAATTGTTGATGCTGGCTTAAAATCTGAGAGTGTTATCTCAATTGACCAATTTAAAAACTCTGCTGGTGAAGTAGAAGTTGTTGTTGGTGATGAAATCGATGTTGCTTTAGACGCTACAGATGATGGTTTCGGTGAAACAATTCTTTCTCGCGAAAAAGCAAAACGCCACGAAGCATGGCAAGTGCTTGAAAAAGCATACGAAGAAAAAGAAACTGTTATCGGTGTTATCAACGGTAAAGTTAAAGGTGGTTTCACGGTTGAAGTTAGCAACATTCGTGCTTTCTTACCGGGTTCATTAGTAGATGTACGTCCAGTACGTGACACTGCTCACCTTGAAGGTAAAGATTTAGAATTCAAAGTTATTAAGCTTGATCAAAAGCGTAATAACGTTGTTGTTTCTCGTCGTGCTGTTATCGAAGCTGAAGGTAGCCAAGAGCGTGACGAATTACTTGAGTCACTAGCTGAAGGTCAAGAAGTTAAAGGTATCGTTAAGAACCTTACTGATTACGGTGCATTCGTAGACCTAGGCGGTATTGATGGTTTACTACATATCACTGATATGGCTTGGAAGCGTGTTAAGCACCCAAGTGAAATCGTAAACGTTGGTGATGAGATCCAAGTTAAAGTATTGAAGTTCGACCGTGAGCGTACTCGTGTATCTCTAGGTATGAAGCAGTTAGGCGAAGATCCATGGGTAGCTATTGCTAACCGTTACCCAGAAGGTTCTAAGCTTTCTGGTCGCGTAACTAACTTAACTGACTACGGTTGTTTCGTTGAAATCCAAGAAGGCGTTGAAGGTTTAGTTCACGTTTCTGAAATGGATTGGACTAACAAGAACATCCACCCATCTAAAGTTGTTAACTTAGGTGACACTGTAGAAGTATTAGTATTAGAAATTGACGAAGAACGTCGTCGTATTTCTCTTGGTCTTAAGCAATGTATTGCTAACCCATGGGAAGAATTTGCTAAGAACTTCAACAAAGGCGATAAAGTATCAGGTAAGATCAAGTCAATCACTGACTTTGGTATCTTCATCGGTCTTGACGGTGGTATCGACGGTTTAGTTCACTTATCTGACATTTCTTGGAACGGCGGTGAAGAAGCTGTTCGTGATTACAAGAAAGGTGACGAAATCACAGCTATCGTACTTCAAGTTGACCCAGAGCGTGAGCGTATTTCATTAGGCGTTAAGCAAGCTGAAGACGATCCTTTCAATATGTATCTGACAGATAAGAAAAAAGGTGCTATTGTTACAGGTAAGGTTGTAGAAGTTGATGCTAAAGGCGCTAAAGTTGAATTAGCAGAAAGCGTTGAAGGTTACCTACGTGTAGCTGACATTTCTGTTGATCGCGTTGAAGATGCAACAACTGTTCTTTCAGTTGGTGATGATGTTGAAG